Proteins found in one Lysinibacillus fusiformis genomic segment:
- a CDS encoding AAA family ATPase: protein MEMLYIWIENYGPISKQSLNFGDENTYYFEDNILKSRKNPFYLEKFFSLNSNMQNKNNITNITGIVGENGVGKTTLLFLIIKILERHDEFLMDTFPEKLTESNNKYFAIFKSNNKYYLYNPFLIQINNQTNMKFEEKMKKTILTKQVFVSTVLNGSFIEETVDSTQNMSTAYLIKKGLNKYKSNNIKWNLQLINEINSQDTSRYIFSKVKVPEELTVKLMGNYFDNFPSFFIERKSIIEDFHRENDITKFKINLILNFAKIIIQFIKNRNIKDLPSELLSIHDNKLLEDLLKENIDTSLKKYFHTFDQGEINNSSAEYEMCTWIIELNELLLSYINSNYIEVISDQEFKFSTRSPYLKSFIDKNTKITDDIFEFRWRSLSSGEEIILNLFSRIFESLSKVKYQNSKIIYLLIDEIENNLHPQWQKEILYGLIKFIEQQNLNLSIQIIITSHSPFILSDLPHNNVILLEKNNDFIRRLTVLENNERTFAGNIHTLYTNSFFIKDGLISKFASEKIKDYYYELMNFSEEEFMRNKEIINNFIQIIGEPLIRNKFNSLYEEKSKVNSLLKDPNLEINQLKLEIDKLKNMIHQLGGDRDD, encoded by the coding sequence ATGGAAATGTTATATATTTGGATTGAAAATTATGGACCAATCTCGAAGCAGTCCCTAAATTTTGGGGATGAAAATACTTATTATTTCGAAGATAATATTTTAAAAAGTAGAAAAAATCCTTTTTATTTAGAAAAATTTTTTTCTTTAAATTCTAACATGCAAAACAAAAATAATATTACTAATATTACAGGTATTGTAGGGGAAAATGGAGTTGGGAAAACAACTTTGTTATTTCTTATTATTAAAATTCTTGAAAGACATGATGAATTTCTTATGGATACTTTCCCAGAAAAATTGACTGAAAGCAATAATAAGTATTTTGCGATTTTTAAGTCAAATAACAAATATTATTTATACAATCCTTTTTTAATACAAATTAATAATCAAACTAATATGAAATTTGAAGAGAAAATGAAAAAAACTATACTAACTAAGCAAGTATTTGTATCAACTGTATTGAATGGTAGTTTTATTGAAGAAACTGTAGATAGTACACAAAATATGAGTACAGCTTACTTAATTAAAAAAGGATTAAATAAATACAAATCTAATAATATAAAGTGGAATTTGCAACTTATAAATGAAATAAATTCTCAGGATACATCTCGATATATTTTTTCTAAAGTTAAAGTACCAGAAGAATTAACTGTTAAATTAATGGGAAATTATTTCGATAATTTTCCTAGTTTTTTTATCGAAAGGAAATCGATAATAGAAGATTTTCATAGAGAAAATGATATTACAAAATTTAAAATTAATTTAATACTAAACTTTGCGAAGATAATTATTCAATTTATTAAAAATAGAAATATTAAGGATTTACCTTCGGAATTATTGAGTATTCACGATAACAAACTACTTGAAGATTTATTAAAAGAAAATATTGACACTTCATTAAAAAAATACTTTCATACTTTTGATCAAGGTGAAATTAATAATAGTTCTGCCGAATATGAAATGTGTACTTGGATTATAGAACTTAATGAATTGTTGTTAAGCTATATTAATTCAAATTATATAGAAGTGATTTCTGATCAAGAATTCAAATTTTCTACAAGATCGCCTTATTTAAAATCATTTATAGATAAAAATACTAAAATAACTGATGATATATTTGAATTTCGATGGAGAAGTTTGAGCTCTGGTGAAGAAATAATTTTAAACTTATTTTCAAGAATATTTGAATCTTTAAGTAAAGTTAAGTATCAAAACTCAAAAATAATTTATCTATTAATTGATGAAATTGAAAATAATCTTCATCCACAATGGCAAAAAGAAATTCTCTATGGATTAATAAAATTCATAGAGCAGCAAAATTTAAATCTAAGCATCCAAATTATTATAACTTCACATTCGCCATTTATTTTGTCTGATTTGCCCCATAACAATGTTATATTACTTGAAAAAAACAATGATTTTATACGAAGATTAACTGTATTAGAAAATAATGAACGAACTTTTGCAGGAAATATACATACGCTCTATACAAATAGTTTTTTTATTAAAGATGGATTGATTAGTAAATTTGCAAGTGAAAAAATTAAAGATTATTACTATGAATTAATGAATTTTTCGGAAGAAGAGTTTATGAGGAATAAAGAAATTATTAATAATTTTATTCAAATTATTGGAGAACCATTAATTAGAAATAAATTTAATAGTTTATATGAGGAAAAATCAAAG
- a CDS encoding alpha/beta hydrolase, with protein sequence MRIAKKIARIVGIFLAILTLFIGIGYAILAINPLGNKPGKPVADIERKVEIWGEEVAGNHSGSKLDDMTIKGNPNRLLATFKFSTSIVGEDYKDNEAAIDTFTYIHEIEGGYEKSTYEDEPYLIPYTVANGDSAVIIIPGGGYGFKEMDGGTAEGKEVAVSLNKAGINAFVLHYRSNPYEWPIPQLDVQRAVRYLRYHANDYGIHPDRIGLIGFSAGGYQTGSFINLIQGENLFPARYQPDVIDAVDDQVAAAAMIYPALTYRYNVPMLFASFNDEDVRNPEKREELLKQTDLSTHFRTAHIPQFIAYGTKDLAIEVKGPQEYIQSARNAGADVTVIVAEGQNHGFKQEYYMRAYLEWVKKIFDSL encoded by the coding sequence ATGAGAATAGCGAAGAAAATAGCCAGGATAGTGGGGATTTTTCTAGCTATACTGACTTTGTTTATAGGGATTGGATACGCTATTCTTGCGATTAATCCGTTAGGGAATAAACCAGGCAAGCCAGTTGCGGATATTGAACGCAAGGTGGAGATTTGGGGAGAAGAAGTGGCAGGGAATCATTCGGGAAGTAAGCTAGATGATATGACTATTAAGGGGAATCCTAATAGATTGCTAGCGACATTCAAATTTTCCACTAGCATTGTGGGAGAAGACTATAAAGACAATGAAGCGGCCATTGATACCTTTACCTATATCCATGAAATTGAAGGGGGCTATGAAAAATCAACCTATGAAGATGAGCCCTATCTGATTCCTTATACAGTAGCGAATGGTGACAGTGCTGTCATTATTATTCCAGGTGGTGGGTATGGCTTTAAGGAAATGGATGGTGGAACAGCGGAAGGAAAGGAAGTCGCTGTATCATTAAATAAGGCAGGTATTAACGCATTCGTTCTCCACTATCGTTCCAATCCGTATGAGTGGCCTATTCCACAACTAGATGTTCAGCGAGCAGTCCGTTATCTCCGTTATCATGCCAATGATTATGGTATCCATCCAGATCGAATTGGGTTGATAGGTTTTAGTGCGGGAGGCTATCAAACAGGTAGCTTTATTAACCTCATTCAGGGAGAAAATCTGTTTCCTGCTCGTTATCAGCCTGATGTCATCGATGCAGTTGATGATCAAGTAGCAGCCGCCGCGATGATTTACCCTGCATTGACGTATCGCTATAATGTACCCATGCTCTTTGCCTCTTTTAATGATGAGGATGTCAGAAATCCAGAAAAGCGTGAAGAGCTCTTGAAGCAGACAGATTTATCTACGCATTTCCGAACAGCTCATATTCCACAATTTATTGCTTATGGGACAAAGGATTTAGCAATTGAGGTAAAAGGTCCACAGGAATATATTCAATCCGCACGAAACGCAGGTGCGGATGTGACTGTGATTGTAGCAGAAGGTCAGAATCATGGCTTTAAGCAAGAATACTATATGCGAGCGTATCTTGAATGGGTAAAGAAAATTTTCGATTCTTTATAA
- a CDS encoding AlbA family DNA-binding domain-containing protein: MFNSSQGINIEKIKNISAQIKSGAQYENPIIELKRQFWDLSNDEGKNEFAKDLTLMANSQYGAGNIIVGIDGNTRDLHHTALPLDAADLANIINRKVLEPFTIEFNEIQVDEKIIIVVHIPRSYNKPHMLLTYKNREMFIPIRKGTRTQAADKYDLDSMYTEREKIVIPPYRLETLIGTDELVVSTYLSNNNIAWGCLINVLNTGSRINMVTGGSLTIYIEDREIEILDLNSYLVPNIEGKWQDMRINNFLKVPQNDATFVNLGFHFKNRSHHKTIQKDINLYSVRITLKDVTGNISSTNVIKLKELGS; this comes from the coding sequence TTGTTTAATAGCAGTCAAGGTATAAATATCGAGAAAATTAAAAATATTAGTGCGCAAATAAAATCTGGCGCACAATATGAGAACCCAATAATAGAGTTAAAACGTCAATTCTGGGATTTGTCAAATGACGAGGGTAAAAATGAATTTGCAAAAGACTTAACTCTTATGGCCAATTCACAATACGGTGCTGGAAACATTATAGTGGGTATTGATGGTAACACAAGGGATTTACACCATACCGCACTTCCACTTGATGCTGCCGATTTAGCTAATATAATCAACCGCAAGGTACTTGAACCTTTTACAATTGAGTTTAATGAAATTCAGGTGGATGAAAAAATTATAATAGTAGTTCATATCCCCCGTTCTTATAATAAGCCGCATATGCTCCTTACATATAAAAACAGAGAAATGTTCATTCCTATACGGAAAGGAACTAGAACGCAAGCAGCAGATAAATATGATCTTGACTCAATGTACACAGAACGTGAAAAGATTGTAATTCCCCCTTACCGCTTAGAAACACTTATTGGTACAGACGAACTTGTGGTAAGTACTTACCTCTCAAATAACAATATTGCTTGGGGATGTTTAATAAATGTCCTTAATACAGGTTCAAGAATAAATATGGTTACAGGTGGTAGCCTTACAATATATATTGAGGATAGGGAGATTGAAATATTAGATCTTAATTCATACCTTGTTCCAAATATTGAAGGAAAATGGCAAGACATGCGCATTAATAACTTTTTGAAAGTTCCCCAAAACGATGCAACATTTGTAAATTTAGGATTTCATTTTAAAAATAGGTCACATCATAAGACCATTCAAAAAGATATTAATTTGTATTCAGTTCGAATTACCTTAAAAGATGTTACTGGAAATATAAGTTCTACAAATGTTATCAAACTTAAAGAACTGGGGTCCTAG
- a CDS encoding ParA family protein yields the protein MSMRGTVISLINMKGGVGKTTLCREIGLFLSEKFCRLNDDGTSDELKVLLIDIDPQSNLTQSLLENLGKESVVYKYDENGEIKKDSKGKPIVEYKCSIDNLFKGDMSGLQEKHIILELSDNLHLIPGELETVFLQRQQNSQTPFVLRNYIIEKKLKEKYDFILLDCPPTYSVYTEMSFYASDYYLVPAVPDAYSSLGVDLLERVVKDIVHGQRFGIFEHARPKNIGVIWSRVDLKYKPRQQVHMDALLISETITQNGIKTLDSSFEESNKLSTSPFEKTIIDRNDSKLNEILTNICKELISETEVDVNEVIVEKE from the coding sequence ATGAGTATGCGTGGAACTGTTATTTCGTTAATTAATATGAAAGGAGGCGTAGGTAAAACAACTTTATGTAGAGAGATTGGATTGTTTTTATCAGAAAAATTCTGTAGATTAAATGATGATGGTACCTCGGACGAATTAAAGGTATTATTAATTGATATTGATCCACAGTCAAACTTAACACAATCCCTATTAGAAAATTTAGGGAAAGAATCTGTTGTATACAAATATGATGAAAATGGTGAAATCAAAAAGGATAGTAAGGGCAAGCCAATTGTTGAATATAAATGCTCAATTGATAATTTATTTAAAGGTGATATGTCCGGTCTTCAAGAGAAACATATAATATTAGAGCTTTCAGATAATCTTCATTTGATACCGGGAGAACTAGAAACAGTCTTTTTGCAAAGACAACAAAATTCTCAAACTCCATTTGTCTTGAGAAATTACATAATTGAAAAAAAATTAAAAGAGAAATATGATTTTATTTTATTAGATTGTCCACCTACATATTCTGTATATACGGAAATGTCTTTTTATGCAAGTGATTATTATCTAGTACCGGCTGTACCAGATGCCTATTCAAGTTTAGGTGTTGATTTGTTAGAACGAGTTGTTAAAGATATAGTGCATGGGCAACGCTTTGGGATTTTCGAACATGCTAGACCGAAAAATATTGGGGTTATTTGGTCTAGAGTAGATTTGAAATATAAACCAAGGCAGCAAGTACATATGGACGCATTATTGATTTCAGAAACGATAACTCAAAACGGAATAAAAACTTTAGATAGTTCATTTGAAGAATCAAATAAACTATCTACTTCTCCATTTGAAAAAACAATAATAGATAGAAATGATAGTAAGTTAAATGAAATTTTAACTAATATTTGTAAAGAGTTAATAAGCGAGACAGAGGTGGATGTAAATGAAGTTATTGTGGAAAAAGAGTAA
- a CDS encoding DNA topoisomerase — MGKIAILAEKPSQARAYADAFNVKQKEKTFIELEPCATFPHGAVITWAVGHLVELKEPKEYQKEWEKWSLASLPIMPQKFEDKVVSKMYTQFNAVKKIFSNPQVTMIYNCCDSEREGSNIFYSLLKMTKVNKPVKRLWINSLEVEEIRKGFNHMQSNERDLLMYQEAKTRQISDWLVGMNCSRLYTLLLQKKGFKGSISIGRVQSPTVYLIYKRQQEIEQFKPEKFYEIEGVFKAQNGVYKGKAKLKTKVRAEAVQLLQQHGIEPQDTGLITSVTNKTKRIAPPKLHALSTLQAAANKRWKYSPSHVLKLTQSLYEKKLVSYPRTLSIKY, encoded by the coding sequence ATGGGGAAAATTGCTATTTTAGCAGAGAAACCATCTCAAGCAAGAGCATATGCAGACGCATTTAATGTGAAACAAAAAGAGAAAACCTTTATTGAACTGGAACCATGTGCTACTTTTCCTCATGGGGCAGTTATTACCTGGGCGGTTGGTCATCTTGTTGAATTAAAGGAACCAAAAGAATATCAGAAGGAGTGGGAGAAATGGTCGCTTGCTTCATTACCAATCATGCCGCAAAAATTTGAAGATAAAGTGGTCTCTAAAATGTATACACAATTTAATGCAGTCAAAAAAATCTTTAGTAATCCGCAAGTAACAATGATTTATAACTGCTGCGATAGTGAACGTGAGGGTTCAAATATCTTCTACTCCCTTTTGAAAATGACGAAAGTAAATAAGCCAGTTAAACGATTATGGATCAATTCATTAGAAGTGGAGGAAATCCGAAAAGGGTTTAATCATATGCAAAGTAATGAGCGGGACTTGCTTATGTACCAAGAAGCCAAAACGCGTCAAATTAGCGATTGGTTAGTAGGTATGAACTGTAGTCGTCTTTATACGCTACTGTTACAGAAAAAAGGCTTCAAGGGCAGTATCTCCATCGGACGAGTGCAATCGCCAACTGTCTATTTAATTTATAAAAGACAACAGGAAATTGAACAGTTCAAGCCGGAAAAATTTTATGAAATCGAAGGGGTTTTTAAAGCTCAAAATGGTGTATATAAAGGGAAGGCGAAGCTAAAGACCAAAGTGCGTGCAGAGGCAGTGCAATTATTGCAACAGCATGGGATTGAACCGCAGGATACAGGTCTCATTACAAGTGTCACGAACAAAACGAAGCGGATTGCGCCACCTAAACTACATGCGCTATCAACATTACAAGCGGCTGCCAATAAACGTTGGAAATACAGTCCATCACATGTGTTGAAACTTACGCAATCACTTTATGAGAAAAAGCTTGTTTCTTACCCACGTACATTATCTATAAAATATTGA
- a CDS encoding copper amine oxidase N-terminal domain-containing protein, giving the protein MKKVFSGIFLALLLIMTSSPTYAADFHIKVDGVTIASDVKPEVKSNRTMVPLRVISENLGANVTWTNSQITLTKNDLQVILKLNSNKMVKNGKTELLDVKPYMKNNRTFVPMRFLAETFGSQVTYKNGTVTIETKPFFIDGIKVKALQYEYHMTLGGVVQQINGNGYNEAIYNTFIKNNRNKVEAPAYNPWDSHPIPVGNYDKNAQYDFLDEEGNSIKRFDIYSSTGDLGGVLVHDTTENYWYVYSDSSRLGILQLIDNASLNGFVTVISNTVP; this is encoded by the coding sequence ATGAAAAAAGTATTCTCAGGCATTTTTCTTGCATTGCTTCTCATCATGACTTCGTCACCTACATATGCAGCCGATTTTCACATAAAAGTTGACGGTGTTACGATTGCATCCGATGTGAAGCCAGAAGTTAAAAGTAATCGGACAATGGTTCCTTTACGTGTAATTAGTGAAAATTTGGGGGCAAATGTCACATGGACGAATTCTCAAATCACGCTTACTAAAAACGATCTGCAGGTAATACTGAAACTTAATAGTAATAAAATGGTAAAAAACGGTAAAACGGAACTGCTTGATGTAAAGCCGTACATGAAAAATAATCGTACTTTTGTTCCGATGCGTTTTCTTGCCGAAACATTTGGCAGCCAAGTCACTTACAAAAACGGTACAGTAACGATTGAGACAAAGCCATTCTTTATTGATGGTATAAAAGTAAAAGCATTGCAATACGAATATCATATGACATTAGGCGGAGTCGTACAGCAAATCAATGGGAATGGTTATAACGAAGCTATTTATAATACTTTTATAAAAAATAATAGAAATAAAGTTGAAGCACCTGCTTATAATCCATGGGATTCTCATCCCATTCCAGTAGGGAACTATGATAAAAATGCGCAATATGATTTTTTAGATGAAGAGGGGAACAGTATCAAACGATTTGATATTTATTCTTCAACGGGGGACTTGGGCGGAGTTTTGGTGCATGATACTACTGAAAATTATTGGTATGTCTATAGTGATTCCTCAAGACTAGGCATACTTCAATTAATTGATAACGCCTCGTTGAACGGCTTTGTGACAGTTATAAGTAATACAGTTCCATAA
- a CDS encoding DUF1643 domain-containing protein → MVSYNKEYLVGKPVCEKEEILTGDDYCIHKRELLRVELNKKGEKIASIIMMNPSKADSDQSDTTVNKIIEMFHQLPQGQMGEDIIYLNILNILPIYNSKSSDLLSDFERIIELKSENFMTEILDNNMSMIESKIRESEYIILAWGMPKQFTLPLYYTQVAKVLQMLDKSDEIYVLKAKHPTGDIEVLTKDYLNPPHPSRCEISGLVKVMLQSHFRIK, encoded by the coding sequence ATGGTATCATATAATAAAGAGTATCTAGTAGGCAAACCTGTATGCGAAAAAGAAGAAATTTTAACAGGAGACGATTATTGTATCCATAAAAGAGAATTATTAAGAGTTGAATTAAATAAGAAAGGGGAAAAAATAGCTTCAATTATTATGATGAATCCTTCTAAAGCTGATTCTGATCAATCTGACACGACAGTAAACAAAATTATTGAAATGTTTCATCAATTACCACAAGGTCAAATGGGTGAAGACATAATATATCTTAATATACTAAACATATTACCTATCTATAATTCAAAAAGTAGTGATTTATTAAGCGATTTCGAAAGGATTATAGAATTGAAGTCTGAAAATTTCATGACCGAAATATTAGATAATAATATGAGTATGATAGAAAGTAAAATACGAGAATCAGAATATATTATACTTGCTTGGGGAATGCCTAAACAATTTACACTTCCATTATACTATACGCAAGTAGCTAAAGTATTACAAATGCTAGACAAATCAGATGAAATATATGTATTGAAAGCTAAGCATCCTACAGGAGACATTGAAGTTTTAACAAAGGACTATTTAAATCCACCACACCCATCGAGATGTGAAATATCTGGTTTAGTGAAAGTAATGTTACAATCCCATTTTAGAATAAAGTAA